A stretch of the Selenomonas ruminantium subsp. lactilytica TAM6421 genome encodes the following:
- a CDS encoding AAA family ATPase, protein MAELTNRKSFTTTLSKDNVEKLKTLSEKKGVPKTKILDDAVNTLYEKEESMEQEAKKHKGIVISVSNNKGGVGKTTTVAALADLLSKKGKNILMIDADPQGNLSNTFNYMGNGQNQILDNYLGTLLKDRMRAVQDDAPDKCVKLDYFILNSTEFPRIDLICSDIRLDGTYAELNAGGVRYAYIIADIIEEAKAMDKYDYILIDSRPAMNNEVAMFLLGTDYVIIPVEPAKHAILGANAMARFVLTTAKQRPSLKILGAFMTKVVDRTKSFHEFLPMVQNGWDKMLFETRIPYNQDVINSENLSAPVTYRKPACKASKAYIKLCDEVVARIEQQ, encoded by the coding sequence ATGGCGGAATTAACTAACCGAAAGTCATTCACCACCACCCTCTCCAAAGACAATGTGGAGAAGCTCAAAACCCTATCGGAAAAGAAAGGCGTGCCCAAGACGAAAATCCTTGATGATGCTGTCAACACGCTCTATGAAAAGGAGGAAAGCATGGAACAGGAAGCCAAGAAGCATAAGGGAATCGTGATTTCCGTCAGCAACAACAAGGGCGGCGTCGGCAAAACAACGACAGTAGCAGCTTTAGCTGACCTCCTGTCCAAGAAGGGCAAAAACATCCTGATGATCGATGCAGATCCCCAGGGCAATCTTTCCAATACCTTCAACTATATGGGCAACGGTCAGAATCAGATCCTGGACAATTATCTCGGCACCCTGCTGAAAGACCGCATGCGTGCCGTTCAGGACGATGCACCGGATAAATGCGTGAAACTTGACTACTTCATCCTGAACTCCACGGAATTTCCCCGCATTGACCTGATCTGCTCCGATATCCGCCTGGACGGCACCTATGCTGAACTCAATGCCGGTGGTGTCCGCTATGCTTATATCATCGCCGACATCATTGAAGAAGCCAAGGCCATGGACAAATACGACTACATCCTCATCGACAGCCGTCCGGCTATGAACAACGAGGTAGCCATGTTCCTCTTAGGCACCGATTATGTCATCATCCCGGTGGAACCAGCCAAGCATGCCATCTTAGGTGCCAATGCTATGGCCCGTTTCGTCCTCACCACGGCCAAGCAGCGCCCGAGCCTGAAAATCCTCGGTGCCTTCATGACCAAAGTTGTAGACCGTACCAAATCCTTCCATGAATTCCTCCCAATGGTCCAGAACGGCTGGGACAAGATGCTCTTCGAGACGCGCATCCCCTACAATCAGGATGTCATCAACTCCGAGAATCTCAGTGCACCGGTGACTTACCGGAAACCTGCCTGCAAGGCATCGAAGGCATATATCAAACTTTGTGATGAGGTGGTGGCTAGAATTGAGCAGCAATAA